DNA from Clarias gariepinus isolate MV-2021 ecotype Netherlands chromosome 11, CGAR_prim_01v2, whole genome shotgun sequence:
atacactttgtccatccgACCATCAACAAGCTTTTGTGTTTATTCCCTTCACTGTGGCGACCTCATACTGGGAACAGCCGAAGGACCAACaactaaaaaatgttttaggctgaaaTGAGAGATTCAAGTTTTAATACAACCCGAGGACGGATCACTTTTGACCCGCCCTCATATACATGTAGATCAGGACTTCGATACAGTGGTGTCCAAAAGTATTCAGACAGCATGTGTCATGTATGATAACGCCCTTGGTACACAAAACGGGTGATGTCACCAATTAGTTCAAGCCTATCTGGCTAAAGAATTACAAGAATTATAATTAGCTGGTTAAGTGTATGGATGGAACAAATATATGGCAGGTCTTTAACTTACTGTCCACCTCTGCACAAAAACATCTAGAGAATTATCAACCGATCTCACCAGAGTACTTTCTGACCCGATGTCCAGCCGGATCCAGCAGGTTCTGAATAATAAAGGACTTTGTACTAAATACGGATTGTTGAAGAGCAACTTCACTGAATAAAAAGTTCTtatctcaattattttttttaaattgagataATTAAAACACTATTGCACTTGTTTACCAAAACTTTAGGCCACCtctgtatatttacatttgggcatttggcagacgctcttatccagagcgacctacatttttatctcattacacatctgagcagttaagggttaagggccttggtggttgtggggtttgaacctgggatcttccgaaccgtagtccaatgccttaaccactgagctacccctggcccatatatatttaatatgcatGTTGTGcgtgtttaaaaatataactccAGACACTTGACTTGCTTTTCTGAAAagcatttattgttttaaattactAAATACAATGCAAACACACTAAACAAAATAACTGGCTCATTTCctacaaaagaaaaagtttacAGTATGAAATTCAGCTTAGTTGCGTCCACCAATTAAATTGTCATGTGACTTATGTACAGTaactatatacacacagatGAAACACATGGGGGGGAGCGGGGGGGTGTTAAACCGTGGAATGTGTATCCTGTTTATGCACTGTGGGTttaatcaccaaaaaaaaaacaagtcgcCAGAGGAGAGGAAAAAGAGCAAAACCCTTGTCTTGTCAatcaaatacaaaagaaaaccaGAATAGGAAGAacttggtgtgtgtgcgcgagtgttgGTGCTTCACAGCTGAGGCAGTTTATCCACCGGCGTGTCGAATTTGAAGTCTGGAGGGAAGAGATCGGCGGCCCGGGGGTAGATGAGTCGGTATGACTGGCGGATGGTGACGTCGGCTACTCCGGCTATGTCTCCGATTTCTGCTCAGGAGAAACGAATACAAAGTTTAAAAAGATTATTTGTGGTTCAGAACAGATTTCacacatgaaacaaaaacaccCCAAAAAAAGTGAGATGATGAACCACAGCAATGTGCAGACATTAAACATGTATTACTGAACACACTTCCTCTCATGGAACATTTACTTCTATAAACAGTGCATCAGCTATAAActtaccttgtttttttttctttttggagttaatcagataaaattagcaagaaactaaaaaaagcatttacatCGTTACCTCTTCCGGTTTCATCCATGTTTACTACACTACATACATAACATGTAAATTACTGACAGACGTGCAGCTTTATTCAAAGTTTCACAAGTTTAGCATTAAATTGAGTGCACCTCGACCTACAGAAATACTGTACGCTGTTAATGTAACACTGGTAATTAATGGCAAATTCGATAATCAATCAACCTATTGCTTTCCATCATGCATCAATCTATATTTGTAAGTAAACCAAGAGAGTTGACGGtgtgttgttttaaatttaagtgcCCTTATAAAACGTAAACagtggtcttttattttttacaattataaagTTATTGGAGACAGCTGACATGCAATAAAATATTTCCTGAGGAGGAacgattcagttatgaatcagCCTTTTACTCCAAACGCTGTGAACTgactcattacacacaccagtctcaaaacaccgcCAGCGAGCGctaattaaaaaagcaaaaatcatGTGGTAGAAGCCGCATGTGCCCACAAGCTCACTGTCGACTTTTGAGACAGTAAAACATCGTCAAACTTAAAATCTTGTATTTGAACttagtttgtagtgtttaaacgCTGCGCTTggttttttaagtgagaaaactaatgtgcTAAGAAACAGACGACTTTTTTAAGGGTTTAAAATTTGAACAAAAtcagaagtaaaattttaaatattgaatcgtgacatttatataaaatcgtgatacttacagaatcagaGGTATCGTGATGTCGTATTGAACCACGACTGATTTGATTTACAGAATCTGATTGTTTACAGAATCTGATTGTTTACAGAATCTGATTGTTTACTAATTACCTGAACGTTAATTTGCTGTCAGATTTATGGAAAGCAGTACTATAACACAGTTATTCCTTGGTACATTTTTAGAACAATCCTCTACACCGCCCTGACCATTTAGAATCCGGGTCTGAGCAGGTCTGTAGTGATAAAATCTCGTCTACAGGTTTAGATTCAGGGGTTTAGAGACACCACCGTCTCACTCTGCACCGGGAGAGATCACACGCCTCCTAGAACCTTTTATAAACTCTCACCTTTCTGCGTCTTCTTCTCGGCCGAGGCCTGAGACGCCATGTAGATGGCGGCGGCAGCCACACTGATCGGGCTGCGTCCCGGCACCAGGTCGAGCTCCACAGCCTTCCTGGCGATGAAGGTGGCCGCCATCTGCACTTGTTTTGGCAGGCCCAGATTGGAGCAGAAACGGGACATGAAGTCTCCGGTGGTGATGAGGTCCACGCTCGTCTCCAGAGCCTTCAGGATCAGCTTGAAGCAGCGGCCGATCTCCTTCTTGGAAATCCGGGACACGGCGCAGATCTCTGGAAAGAGCGGAAATTACAAAGAATGTTAACGAGGATAGAAACTCGAGTCTTGCCAAGTTttcactcacacatgcacaaattGTGTTTCTGCTCGATCAAACTCTTGCGCATGGTGCTCATCTGGGTTGCAAGATCACACTGATGAAATCCCCATTGGCGGTGCTTAAACCCCACCCACTCGTGCTGTTGCCCAGTGATGTAGTCACATCGTGTTTGACGGAAATTAGCCTTTATTTACATCAAAATACAGTTTAccaattatttcttatttcaaagagaattttttttttttaattatgcacTAACAATTAAGCACCAAgtattttgtttgatttaaacatcagACATCCTAAACGCTTGTATTTTAGATCCTCTGCAAAAGCTTGCTTTTGTGTTACAGATAGTGAGGAAAGTGGAATAATATTTTTGGGAAATTTGTAAGGCGTCACACACCTACACAACAAACGCTAATTAGATTCAGGCCTCATGAGGATAGACGATGTATATGTATTAAGGATATTAAATAATGCAAGTGACAAACAGATAATTTACACAGACTActaagtcagatttgtttgcCAAGATAACAAAACGGTTGTACAAGTTCTTTAAATAatagacagaaaacaaaattatatttatctCCACCTTATCTCCATCGAAAAATAATTTGATTCATGACTCAAAACCGGAATTCAGTCTTGGATGTGcgttttgtgatttgttgtgATTCTAAGCCAGGCTCACTTtcttatctctcttttttttattaattacattttaagagAATTCAGAACTTGAAACAgagttaaaaactattttatttaaagttaaattaagTGAATGAGTATTTGTGTTGAATGACAGTGACGTCAGTATTGACTAAAATAATGGTGCTGATTTTAGCCGTACGCGAGCAGCCCTACCTTCTGTGTACAGACGCCTTGAGTACATTTATAAACGTGCAGGATTCTTCTGTATAATTATTATCTACACAGACAGGGAAAGCTGGTTACCTTTAAAGGTTCGGGGCACTCCCTCCTGTCTGCAGGCGATGTAGAGGCAGGCTGAAGCGATGGCGTCGTTACTCCTGCCCTTCAGACTCTTCTGTTCATAAACCTGCTTAAACAGGTTATTCGTACGGTCCTataaagacaacaaaaaaaaataattttctttgaaaataaatgcaaaaaaattactacattgaattaacacaaaattaagaataaatttaaataatttacacttgaagtatttcattttcttatacatgcttgatatttttaaatcattacgCAGCACTTTCCATGTTCTTTAATTTATTCACTCCTGCCgtttattacttattacttgTTACCCTTACTTGTTAATCATTATATctgcatacatacataaaaaattgctaaatttaaaaaaccatttaattgataaaatattctggatattttgtaaattttaattaattattgttaaaaaattaactaaatattttattctttttttgtttaatttttaagcaaaatgaactttaacttaatttaacttaattttaactttaaaattgGAATAAGAAATCAAAAATGAACTACAATTAACAATAGTTTACATCCAAAatattttaaccttttttgaaaatacattaaatttttttaaataactacatttgttttccattcttttttattcaGTGCACATTTTATCGCTGTTTACTACTTGACTTGTGCGTCATTATGAAAAGTGTTTGAAGAAcattaagttattattattatttatttaaaatgattgacGTATGTATGAGTAGAGAGACATTTAGAAGACAGTGTTCAGGAGGATAAACGAGGTGATTATACGACACTCACGACGATGTTGCGGGGCAGGTTGATCCGGTCCGCCATAGTGCTGATCTCCTTAAAGGCGTTCAGCATGGCTCGGTCTGAGCTGCTCATCGTCCGCCGGTTCTGGTACTTCGAGTTACCGAACTCGTCGAAACTTGCGGCACCTGTTCCCTGGAGATGCATGGGGTGGGGGGTTAGGATAGACAGACACCATAACCTGAGTAACCATAAATGAAGTACAGATGTAGGTGTTTGACACGTTCTCTCTGGGGGTTCGAACCTTTCCGATCATCGTCGTCAGGTCTCCTCCGTTCAGGAGCGGGTTCTGGGCGTCACCGACACGTGACGGGTCTTTGGTAGCTTTCTCATTCGTAAACGTCCTCCACTCGGAGCCAACATCGATCACACGGTCACCTGATGGAGATGAGAAGCACGTTTAATATCCTAAAATtcatcaaaaaatattttacttacgTTTTAGTCATTATTCGGTTAACAAAAAAATTGAAGAATAAGAATGAATTTAGTTGCAAGCCATTATGAGTGCGTCATCGCCCAACCACAATGGGCACATGCGATTAAAGGGGACGTGCCAATAGCATAATGACATCATTTGAAAACAGGGCGCATTTTATGTTTAGACCTCCAAAAAGTCCCAgatgctagaaaaaaaaaaaaaaaaaaaaaaagcatcacatgtgaggtcatttaaaatgtcactcaatatgttGCCCTGAgtgatgaggggaaaaaaagatcctTAGAAGAactggggtggggtggggggcacacactatgacatcagcacaatCAAACATCAGCACTTTAATAGCCATAAAGATGACATAATAGCCATGACGTCATCGTGCTGACGTTGTAGCGCTTGCGCCCTAATAAAGAAAGGGAAAATTAGggttttttaaaatagaatctTAAAAACAACTTGTTTACACAGACTTGAGGAGTAACAAAGTAATGTGTAATAAAGGGGAGGTGTAAGAGTTAAGAATGATAAAAgtgcacatgaaaaaaaaaaaagtctaaatatttaaaaagtataagtattttttaagtaatatttttgtgCAATTTATCCTTCATTTCTTATTCGATttaaactttctttttattaaaaatatttttaaatttttcttttacttaaaaatatgaaactaaatattttttacatgaaataatTATTGATTTGTTGTATATCAACACTGTTGTGTTTGCGAGTACGTACCGACGACGAGGCCACACTCGGGGCAGATCATGTCGCCGGCGCGGTAGTCCTCCACCAGCAGGGCGTCGGGGTGATTAGGGCACTGAACCTTAGGAAGAGCATCTACACTGCGTTACAGAAGAAGAGATGCGCCACGTTTAATCATTTATTCACGTTTGACATGAGAACAGTACAGGTCACATGACCCTGGATGTCCATATCGCTTAAATATTTGCATCTAATCTACATGATTTGTATTTTCCCTTTGACACACTGTTCACGCCTTCACCTCGTTACAGGACGTCCAACTCACTGCCGCAGCggcttttaaacacattttactttctatttattcaaatacttatgtgtaaaacattttaaaaatttgtatAAGTGTATTAAGTACATACAGAAGAGATTAATACttgttatttgttaatttatttacacattcacacaatttATGCAATTACATCATTCCtggttattgattattttttctaagctttcttttttgttttgtttttcttattattaaataaatacaaaatacaacttATTTCCATTGTTCCAACTTATTTACATACattcattatacacacacattatttatactttttacgTCTTGAGTTCTTAGCAATTTATAgattcttaaaataattaaataataataaaagtaagaaCTAAAACCATCCAaagctaaaaacattttttatcataggttgGAGTTCATCGTTAAtataacttattttaattacaatcaAATCTGCTGTACAGACAATTTCAGCATTTCAGTCTATTGTACTTTTCTATTGAGAACAGTGACAGGAGCTGTGTTCCAAAAAGCCTCATTTTAAATCGTACTGCACTTCAGTGTGTAGGCGCGGTTATAGAATGATAGTGCACTATCTAGGGCGCAAGCAAAATTGTAGGACTCAGCCACAAGGCTGGCGCACGAAAAATGTTATCACGCAACAGCCAAACaaacgtttataataaacatataact
Protein-coding regions in this window:
- the gtf2b gene encoding transcription initiation factor IIB — protein: MASTSRVDALPKVQCPNHPDALLVEDYRAGDMICPECGLVVGDRVIDVGSEWRTFTNEKATKDPSRVGDAQNPLLNGGDLTTMIGKGTGAASFDEFGNSKYQNRRTMSSSDRAMLNAFKEISTMADRINLPRNIVDRTNNLFKQVYEQKSLKGRSNDAIASACLYIACRQEGVPRTFKEICAVSRISKKEIGRCFKLILKALETSVDLITTGDFMSRFCSNLGLPKQVQMAATFIARKAVELDLVPGRSPISVAAAAIYMASQASAEKKTQKEIGDIAGVADVTIRQSYRLIYPRAADLFPPDFKFDTPVDKLPQL